The Scyliorhinus canicula chromosome 10, sScyCan1.1, whole genome shotgun sequence genomic interval CAACAATCTCCTTAAAAATAAATAGTTCCTGGAATCTGAGCCGATTATTGCTAATGCATTTTACATGCAAGCCTGCTAGCTACTGATATCAAGCTGGTGAAATTGGTCTTCAGCGAAGGGCAGAACAGGCATGTTTAAAGTGGGTTGCTACTTTGCTCTTGCCTGTTCCACTCTTTTACCAAAGACTAATTTCATCACCCAaatacctttttttttttaaatttagtgtacccaattcatttttttcaattaaggggcaaattagcatggccaatccacctaccctgcacatccttgggttgtgggggcgaaacccacgcaaacacggggagaatgtgcaaacttcacatggacagtgacccagagccaggatcgaacctgggacccggcgcCAGGAGgcttcagggctaacccactgcaccactgtgctgccccatcacCCAAATACCTGATTCAAATCTACTATACCCAATTATTTAATAGGTTCCAATATCTGATTTAGATATTCAGTGAATCAATGTTTCTCAAAATGAATCAAAATGTAAGTTTCATCCACATTGCCCAAGTAGTCTGTCCAGAGCCTCAATATTCATTAATAAATGTGATATGAAAACTGGGTGCAATATACAAAGTGTAGATGAACCTAAGTACAGAACCCTTAGGGTTGTACAATATTACCTAGCAGTAATTGCAGGACCCTTCAGGTACCTTATATTGCTCAGGAGGTTTTAATAGCTGATCTGTGACTACACACAAGTTCCTTTCTTCCTTTCCTGCTCTGTTAATTTGATGCATTAAATAGACCTACCTTGGTTGGTGTGGCCGGTTCCAAGTGTAACACAGCACCTCTCCAGATTAAATAACATTTTTGCCATTTCTGAACTATTTATTTGTCTAAATCATCTTGCAATCTACCAATTTCTTTATTCCCAAAATTTTAGACATTTTGGGCACCATTGCCAAATTTAGTTGTACAAATAACAGTAAATAATCCAGCATAGAACCCTTATTAAGAAAAACATGTCACCGGGCCTCAATCTGAACCCATCCGATCAATAATTTACTTTGTACAATTCTGATTAAGTGAATTTTTTTCTATTGCTGAAAACAAAAGACATACTATTGAAGCTttacatcttgcactcatcagcacaGCTACATCAGACAAACCATCTGTAAGGGGATCACAGTTACCAGCTGTCCGCTGCACGGAAACACCTCTATCAGAGTCCACTTATTAACCATTCGGCACTCTTTACCCATGCAGTATAAATCGTTGGCACCTTCCTGTTGGTTTATCTTGTACAGCTGTCCTGATGAgcacaagatgaaaagctttgatagcatgtctcttttcagcaatattcaagttctgtagtACCAAATGACTATTTGTAAATCTCTCCAAAATAGCCATACATGCAAAAGTTTTTCAGAGGTTTTCTGTGAATCCAAGTAAATAATATccatgttctgatgaaaggtgatCAATCCAAAaacgttaactcagtttctctctccaaagatgctgccaaaTCTACTGAGTATTtcagaattttgtttttattaaacaAGATCGATCACTCTTGGATTTCTTTCATCTCCTAGTTGCATTTATTTTTAAGTCATATTTATAGTAGTGAGGCATCAGCTCCTTCTAAAGCTTTATTAGGCATCCTCAATAAAAGAGTGCTACCCCCTAgactttaaaaaagaaattactgTGTATAATGCTTTCTAATATCTTCCTTCCAGGTGAAATTAAGCTTACTTGTCACGGGCCTATACTTTAAAggctgatttctttccttttttttttaaaaataatttttccttTTTTAACTAACACATGTAATACAACTACAGCTCCCTTACTCTTTTATTTAAGAAACTATCTACCTCACTAACAATATTCTTCAATCTAACTCTAGGCAAATACATAATGACACCATTATACTTCATAATGACACCATTATACTGGAGAGTACTTAATGGACCAAATTGTTTTCTCATTCCACATTTTCTCAAATAAACTGGCTGCAGTGACATAATTTGTGTAGAAGACAAGTGTAACAATGTATGGATCCAGACATTTAAGCCAGAATTAAGGGTAAAGTCCATTGGGAAAACAAACGACTGTGATGATAAAAATGTGTGAAGGCTGcaaataagaaaaaaaatatataattttagaACAGTGACAATTTAGAGAGCACAAGCAATGAGGCATAATACAGAATTCAGGATTACAGAAATAACTTACTTGGTTAGACCTCTATTAGTGAGCACAAATGCAAATCATTTCTTACACTTTAATTATGAAATAACAGACTAAACGCTATTTAATATCACATTTATGTGGGTTTAGTGCATTATGTGCTTATACAAGATATCTAATATCCTTTGACTTATCAGAATATAGAATTCAGTACAAGTTAAATCGGCTTATTTTGATGGTTCAAAACTATAAACTACAATCCTCGATGACAGAATGTTCAATGTTCACAAGCTGTTTACAAATAACTGGACAACTCTCAGTGATTTTTATCGGAGGTAAACAATTGCCACCCAATGGCTGATGTATTTACATTTGGAAGCAACTAAAGAAACTGGATCGTTAGTTCCACAACAATAATCTAGGAGTCTTTGGAGCTTGACGGACATTCAATAATCAGTAACTACTGAAAAGTAAcatattattttcttttgttgcaGTTTTCATTGCATTTTGTGTGTTTGGGCTCAACTATGTATGATAATACTACTGTATTACTGATTACTATCAATTTCATCATCATCGATTTGTAGGGTATTGTGTGAACTGGAAATCATGAGCAACTTCTCTCTCTTTGTGTACTGTCTCTGCACACATCTTTGCGGTTTATCCACCTTTTGTTCATTTTTTCGCATTGTACTTTCTTGTATGACATCTTTATTAAGATTGTCTGAACAGTCATCACTAGACTCATCTATGGCTTCTGGTAGTACAAGAGTAGACTCAAAAGAGTCCTCATCATCTAACTTAATGTAGTCCTTACTGTTGGTGCAATCTAAATGTGTGCAGTTTGGATCTATCCCTTCATCCTGCATCATGGATGTGGACGGATAGTCATCAAGATTCATAAGTTTAGAACGAATGGATAAAGTGTGGAGAGAAAGATTGGATCCGGTTTTCTGAAATGGAACAGGAGAAACCTGGGACACTTGGGAAGAGGAATTTTGTGAGCTTTTGTTAGATACCAATTGGTTGCCATTAAACCATGAGGTATTTGAAGTCTCAATTTCTACGCTCTGGTTATTATCTCCAAAGTGATCACTGTTTATGCTTATATCCGCTGAAATAGATTCAATAGTTTCAATCTGATCAGACGCAAAATGGTCAAATGCTTGTTGAGGTTCATTACATTTTTCTGAAGTTTGTGTTTCGTTTCCATTTTTCCCATATCTGGCGACACCCTCTTCCAGGGCACAGTTGTTCAGTTTGATGACAGGCAGTGTGAATGCACTAATAGAAGAAGTGACAATTGACTTAGCTCCACACATCTGGGGCATTTGGGTTCTATCGTTCATTCTGATTCTGTCTCTGCAAATACTGTACACCGTATCGGAGAATGTCTTTCTATCTTTGGGAATTTGTTGCTGCAAGTTTGCTACAAAGTCGCAGTGATTTTTATCATCATTTTCTTTTGGATCCATAGGCTTCACAGTATTAGCAATGGGTGTCCGCCAGGTACTTTTGGCCAACATTGCTGCACAAAATGAATCAGGAGATTTGAGATTATCCATGCTTTTGGACTGCACGTAATTGACAAAACCATTAAGCGGCCCACAATCCTTTGTCCTCAAATTGTGTACATCTATGACTGTAGAATAGATGTCTCGTATATTAATTATCTTGGTCTTCTTGTCTCTATTTTCATGAAGAACTGTATTGGCACAGATAAACAAAAATATACCAATTCCCATAATGAGGGGTCCTAAAACCTTCAGCTTTTCAGAATGTAAGTAGCTGGCTAAAAAATTAGAAATAATCTCCAGTGTTGTAGTCTCTAAACTAGTGCTATTGGTGATATTGTAAGATTGGACCTTAACAGTGTCAAAAACGTCAGTGCCCTTAGGCCAGTATCCCATCACTGTCATTGCTATCCCCATTAACAACACCAGGATTCCAAATGCAGCAATCAGTCCAGAAATGGAGAACAGCTTCAATTTGCCTTTCACTACCACGACATCACTCTTGCATTTCTTTTTTGCTTTTCTTTTGCGTTTTTTAACATGATTACGTGATCGAAAAGAATCTTGTCTCCTAGCTGAAATACGAAGAAGCCCTCCTGTTGCTATCATGATAAATCCACTTATCAGCTATAcctgaaaaaaaacaaaacaataatttAAAGAATGAGAACAGATGGAGCAACATGTGTAATTATTAAAAAGGTACTAAATCTAATTAATAGAAAATTGGAAATTAACATGCTATCCATATTTTTTAATGTCACACACATCCTGTTCTTGTCTGGTACAGGAGATTAAAATCAGGTCATAAGACTTCAAATTATGTGTTTTTGTAATTTGTTTGATGGGGAATTGCAAAACAGAATTAGTTTATGGTGAGCTGAAATATAACTTATTGCAAAccattcaaattttaaaaattaaatttccaAGAACtgacagtgactgatgcacaCAATATTTGGTCAGTTTACGTAGTATTTATCATCACTTCAGCAGCATTGGACAAATTCTGGCAGATTTCAGAAATTTTTGTGGGAATTCTTTCGGAATTAGAAAAGGCAAGATGATTTTCATTCAAATAGCAAAAATGTGTTCAGCATTTATCTTATTTGTTGGGAATGGGAGTTCATGATTAGTATTCAAACAAATGACATTACAAGTCCAACATTTATAGCAGCAACTGCTGAACAGTAAGTAAAATATCACGGAAAGACAGCAACATTTTAAAAGTCTGACTTCAAGCGCACAAAATATCACATTTGTTGATGGGACTGTTTATAAAACAGAAATGGGAAACAAGTTTGTATGGtttgttttaaatttataaaGTAGCTATGCACAATAATTTAATGACCCATTTTACACAGTCACTTCTCCAGCAATAATTACTGCTGTAAATGAGTGAATGAGGTGCTTGCAGGTTTTAGCAATAGAAAGGTTGTCCATCAGGTCACATTAAGTAGTAATTATGGTGATTGCCAAAACCATAAACTAATTCTGTTTTGCAATCCCCATCAAATTACAAATGTACAGTTAAAAAATAACACATAATTTGAAGTTTTATGTTCTAATTTTAATCCTCTGTACCTGACAAGAATGggatgtgtgggcagcacggtggcacagtggttagcattgctgcctacggcgctgaggacctgggtttgaatcccggccctgggtcactgtctgtgaggagtttgcacattctccccgtgtctgcgtgggtttcacccccacaacccaaagatgtgcaggttaggtggattggccacgttaaattgccccttaactggaaaaaataattgggtactctaaattttttttttaattaaaaagagAACGGGATGTGTGTGACATTATATAATATGGACAGCGTGTTATTAATTTCCCATTTCCTACCATATTTCCCTTTCTCTGTCTATTTAACTCCTTTTGCAGGAGGTATGTGAGGCAGTCAAGTTATTACGCAGTCAAGTTATTGCGTATTGGCACTTTAAAGGGAAATATGCACCAAATAAGAATTGTTCACAATATTTAACTTCCCTTCTCTCTCAAATAAACATCAGGTTTGAAGTGATGATTTTCAGCGGATGTGATTTTAACCAGTATATTAATTGCTTGCTTTGTACAGATCTATATAATTATTACTGACTAGTGATTGTTAAATATTTTCAATAATTCTTACTTAGGGTTTCTCCATAAAGTACTGATTGAAAATTGGGTCCTTATACAATTTTAGAATTTAAATAGTATTGAAAAACTTGAAATGTTTATTTGAGGTAAACGATACCTTTTGTGAAGCACCATGttcagcagtggttaacacattgCTGGGTCACCTCGGAGACATGAATTCCTATTAGGTTAAAATTTCCCACTGGTGATAAAAATCCTACATCAAATACGTTTGGGCAGTCTTACAGAGGTTCCCACTCAGCTCGGGCCGACAGCTTATTTGCCCATGCTAGAGCCActgaacatacagtgtagaaggaggccaatcagcccatcgagtatgcaccaatccatttaagccctcacttccacccctatcccagtaacccaataacccctcctaacctttttttgtcactaagggcaatttataatggccaatccacctaacctgcacgtctttggactgtgggaggaaaccggagcacccggaggaaacccatgcagacgcggggagaacgtgcagactccgcacagacagtgacccagcagagaatcgaacctaggaccctagtgccgtgaagctacagtgctatccacttgtgttaccactAAATACATACCAAATATTTCAAAACGagctatagaaaatgcttaattacttatatattaatagaattaTCAAATCAACTTCAAATGGGATAAACAaactttgggcgaaattctccgccccccacgacgggtgggagaatagcgggagggccttcccgacttttttgacgccctcccgctattctcccacccccccgccgaaatcccgacacgaatcgctgccgccgtttttttacggccggcagcgattcacagctgttagaagggccgaagtcccagccctttacgacctttttacgaacggcaaacacacctggtcctgccgttcgtaaaaacgtcgtgaccacctggaaaaaaataaccatggcaccgattggcacggcagtaccacggccgtgccaagggtgccatgggcccgcgatcggtgcccaccgatcgcgggcagcgggcccgatgcccgcgcactatttgtccttccgccgccccgcagtatcaatacgcggggcggctgaggggcaacccggaccgcgcatgcgcgggtttcgcgcaaaaacgcgatgacgtcacccgcgcatgcgcgggtggcgtcttcccacctgcgcatgcgcggctgacgtcatatgacgcgtcagccggcgctaagtccgacaagcgggtttaacgattttcgttaagcccgacttgtcggagcctccgacgtcgggctgctagccccgacgggggaccagaatcggtcccccgtcgggaaggggcgcgatgccgtaaaacccgcccgggttttacggcggtttgacgatttttcccgttttgggagaatttcgccctaaatATTTCACACTCTGGATGAGGAGGGAGCACGTCACTCACAATCAGCATGCTCCTCACCTCACTTGTTTTTGTGTGCATATTACTTCAGTCATTAGTAGGAAAAAAGCTACACGGGTAGAAATTAACGCAACGTTGCAATCCGGTGTATGGCCAACAACCAACAAAATGTCTCTCACTCTACATGTTGCCCACAACTACCATAGACGCAACTCCGCATTTTACTAGATAGCCTGAGCAGGAAAGCACAGTGGGCGAAGAGGCAGCTTTGGACTTAGTTTTACAAAATGAATCTGGAGAGGTGGAACAGGTACCAGTAgaaagcattttagtgatagtgatcatggccgggattctcccctacacggcgggACGGGGGTcacggcgtgatggagtggcgtaaaccactccggcacctttaggggccaagccctcaccttgaggggcttagcccacgccagagtggttggcgctctgccgaCTGCCGTGgatggcctttggtgccacgtcaGTCAGGGCcgaaagggacttcgccggccggcgtaagtccacacatgcgccggagcgtcagcggctgctgacgtcatccccgcgcatgcgcaggggagggggtcacttccacctttgccatggtgcagaccatagcgaaggtggaaggaaaagagtgcccccacggcacaggcccgcccgccgatcggtgggccccgatcgcgggccaggccaccgcaggGGCACCCCCAAGGGCCAGGTCgccccgcgccgcctgctcccgccggtaaggtaggtggtttgatccacgccggcaggagaggctcgacagcggcgggacttcggcccatcacgggccggagaatcaccggggggggggggggggggggggggcggatgccgatcggcgcggagcgattcccgcccccgccgaatctctggtggcggagaattcgggacacggcaccGGCggcccgaccgggggggggggtcggaggatcccgccTCATAATTCAGTTAGATTTGGAAAGTAATGGAAAAGGATGAAGATAGACCCcgaggggggcctctgatggggcctGGACCGCAatgggggcctaccgatcggcgggcctgccTCTCGCCCCCCCGGGCTTATTTTCTTCTCCgccagcccctgaactcccgcgccatgttgcattggggccggcacattgagggaggccaccgcgcatgtgtgggttgacgcaggcaccactgcgcatgcgtggatcctgcggcgcacagttcacgccgggatgggaggctggagcagcatgaaccgctccagcgccgtgctggccccctgtaggggccagaatcagtaCTCCCAGCAGCTCGTTCACGCTATCGTGAAACGCGAAGGTGTTTCCGACGGCATGGATACTCTgctgccgaatgggagaatcccgccctatgcctCTGAACCTCTTTCATAGACAACCACAGCATCATACAACATGGTGCAGCAGGTGAAGAATACCAACATCTCTTGAAAATAGAAACTGAAAAAAAATCTGTAGTCTGACCTGAAAAATATGCACCAAAATGGAAGACATTGATGAGACATTTGGAAATCGCCAGAAAAGCTCCATAACAGACATGGAGTTGGAGAGGCAGATAAAAAGTCAATTGTGCATCTCTAAAAGGATGAAGGTTCATTGAAAATCCTGATCAAGAAGCAGAGTCAAAGAACCTCACGACAATTGGGAAAGGGTGAACAAACTTTAAAAATGGCTTTAAAAAGATTACAAACAAAGAGCAGCATCCAGGCACATAGTTCATTTTTTAGTGCTGCACAGCTTGAAACATGCCGCAGCCTATGTCCAGGGACAGCATCATAAAGCGTGATGACCTCAATGAAAAAAACACCTATGAAAATTGATCCTCCAATGACAAAGTAACAAACTGTCCCCAATAATCATTTGACAATTTTTCTTGAGATTCAGCAAAGGTTTAAAACGGCTCAGTAACTGCGATGGGTATCCAAAAAAAAAACCAGTGCAGGAAAACTTGAGTATTGCAGCACGACTTAAAATAATTAAGGCAACTCTTTCCCGAGCTGAATGTATTTTGCCAGAACGATTTGGGCAGATGGAAGGGCCAGATCAGACACAGAACTAGGCACTATGGAGaagggcatttttaaaaatacagaagTAGTAGTATTAGTTGGGGTGACTTTCTGACCTACTTCAATCCAAAGAAAATCTAACTTTGGAGGAGCCGATATAGATTTGTCTTACAATCGGAGGTCTGTCAGTAAAATATATCCTGATTAAGAGTGAAAGATAAACCACAGAACAGTTCATTAAACAATCAAATATGACaaacactccagggaaaaaaaacCATGCAATTAAAACTCAGATAGCGGTAAACCAAGCCAGCATTGAGGCATCTAAATGCCTCACAAACGCGAACAGTATCCTGCAAGCATGGTAGAATGCTCCAACGAAAAAGGCTGGTAAAACTTTGGGACAAAGTGCAGATCAAAAACCACTAAACATACAGAGGATCACCAGCAAATCTTTGCACAAAAAGCAATCAACGAAATAGAGATGTCACAC includes:
- the tmem200ca gene encoding transmembrane protein 200A, with product MIATGGLLRISARRQDSFRSRNHVKKRKRKAKKKCKSDVVVVKGKLKLFSISGLIAAFGILVLLMGIAMTVMGYWPKGTDVFDTVKVQSYNITNSTSLETTTLEIISNFLASYLHSEKLKVLGPLIMGIGIFLFICANTVLHENRDKKTKIINIRDIYSTVIDVHNLRTKDCGPLNGFVNYVQSKSMDNLKSPDSFCAAMLAKSTWRTPIANTVKPMDPKENDDKNHCDFVANLQQQIPKDRKTFSDTVYSICRDRIRMNDRTQMPQMCGAKSIVTSSISAFTLPVIKLNNCALEEGVARYGKNGNETQTSEKCNEPQQAFDHFASDQIETIESISADISINSDHFGDNNQSVEIETSNTSWFNGNQLVSNKSSQNSSSQVSQVSPVPFQKTGSNLSLHTLSIRSKLMNLDDYPSTSMMQDEGIDPNCTHLDCTNSKDYIKLDDEDSFESTLVLPEAIDESSDDCSDNLNKDVIQESTMRKNEQKVDKPQRCVQRQYTKREKLLMISSSHNTLQIDDDEIDSNQ